A window of Ignavibacterium sp. contains these coding sequences:
- a CDS encoding 5'-nucleotidase C-terminal domain-containing protein, protein MKNLIYKVIFVLLYSSLIFSQPDTITVFHVNDSHSTLEAIGPRDNNYQGTLGGISRIATLIGLTRMTEPNVLFLHAGDISIGDVFFNKNFHVPELQLLNSLGLDAMTLGNHEFDLGPGVLLGSLQYAFPNPSDAFPLLSANTDFSDPSISDLQNYVYPYVVKQFGNTKVGIFGLTTPATNLISNPSPAIISDDVATIALNTVQALRNTEFCDIIILLSHLGVAIDQQIAMNVPGIDLIVGGHDHYKFETPITVTNSYGGTTWIVQARSNYMYAGKIKLVNTGTSVEMIDYQLIPVDMNIQKDLTVQAVVDAMITDIENFYGIPFYTQPMGYAVAYFEEEATDLLSLGPHDTPAGNFVAEAFKSYTGTDIAIQAGGSIALPLWEGVFTPGDIFRLNGYGFNTINSLGFQLVTFNMSGAALIAGLEFGLSEIELSDEFMLQCAGIEYTYDGTKPQGSRVVSVKINNQPLNPAAVYSITANEMVIGILNYLQIPYSDLNVLSGITEFQAVSQYVMNSGNVLMPKEIGRVMNVGDRVSKSSIFGIGLMNVTVPTQSSLQMQNAKLFFEFHGWDKGLNFNPCGRVNLSIPRLGMLFRSSNIDWLLVENNNAVLRGSGKINFQGNYGYLLLANNNPDKLRVIIWDKNDNDKLVFDNMSLQSVNGTISFANNLLFAKEETGEDEIVNEFVLYQNYPNPFNPSTRISWQVPFDSWQTLKIYDVLGNEVVTLVNEYKPAGRYEIEFDASKYYVPSGVYFYQLQAGDKIQTKKLVLTK, encoded by the coding sequence ATGAAAAATTTAATTTACAAAGTGATTTTTGTGCTTCTTTATTCTTCACTGATTTTCTCCCAGCCAGATACAATTACTGTTTTTCATGTGAATGACTCCCATTCAACACTTGAGGCAATAGGTCCTCGTGATAATAATTATCAGGGAACTTTGGGTGGTATTTCCCGAATAGCTACTCTTATTGGGCTTACAAGAATGACTGAACCAAATGTTTTGTTTCTTCACGCAGGTGATATTTCTATTGGTGATGTATTCTTTAACAAAAATTTTCATGTTCCCGAATTACAATTACTGAACTCACTTGGACTTGATGCAATGACACTTGGTAATCATGAGTTTGACTTAGGTCCCGGTGTATTGCTCGGTTCATTGCAATATGCATTCCCAAATCCTTCAGATGCATTCCCGTTACTTTCTGCAAACACTGACTTTTCTGATCCTTCAATCAGCGATTTGCAAAATTATGTTTATCCTTATGTTGTAAAGCAGTTTGGTAACACTAAAGTTGGAATCTTCGGACTTACAACTCCTGCAACAAATCTTATTTCAAATCCATCTCCTGCAATCATAAGTGACGATGTAGCAACAATTGCATTAAACACAGTTCAGGCATTAAGAAATACAGAATTTTGTGATATAATCATTTTACTATCACATCTTGGAGTTGCTATCGATCAGCAGATAGCAATGAATGTTCCCGGTATTGATTTAATTGTCGGAGGACATGATCATTACAAATTTGAAACACCAATCACAGTTACAAATTCATATGGTGGCACTACCTGGATTGTTCAGGCGAGATCAAATTATATGTATGCAGGAAAGATAAAATTAGTAAACACAGGAACTTCAGTTGAGATGATTGACTATCAATTGATTCCGGTTGATATGAATATTCAAAAAGATTTAACTGTTCAGGCAGTAGTTGATGCAATGATAACTGATATTGAAAATTTCTACGGTATTCCATTTTACACACAACCAATGGGATATGCTGTCGCATATTTTGAAGAAGAAGCAACAGATCTGTTAAGTCTCGGACCACACGATACACCAGCCGGAAATTTTGTTGCTGAAGCTTTCAAATCATACACAGGAACTGACATTGCAATTCAGGCAGGTGGTTCAATTGCACTTCCTTTGTGGGAAGGAGTTTTTACTCCCGGTGATATTTTCAGATTAAACGGATATGGATTTAACACTATCAACTCGCTCGGTTTTCAACTTGTTACTTTCAATATGTCAGGTGCTGCATTAATTGCCGGGCTTGAATTTGGTTTATCTGAAATTGAATTGAGTGATGAGTTTATGCTCCAATGTGCAGGTATTGAATACACCTATGACGGAACAAAGCCACAGGGTTCAAGGGTAGTTTCAGTTAAAATCAATAATCAGCCATTAAATCCTGCTGCGGTTTATTCAATCACAGCTAACGAAATGGTGATAGGAATTCTTAACTATCTTCAAATTCCTTACTCTGATTTGAATGTACTATCCGGTATCACCGAATTTCAGGCAGTTAGTCAATATGTGATGAATTCGGGAAATGTATTGATGCCAAAAGAAATCGGAAGAGTAATGAATGTTGGAGACAGAGTTAGTAAATCATCAATCTTTGGAATCGGTTTGATGAATGTTACTGTTCCCACACAATCATCTCTTCAGATGCAAAATGCAAAATTGTTTTTTGAATTTCATGGCTGGGATAAAGGATTGAACTTTAATCCTTGTGGCAGAGTAAATCTTTCAATTCCAAGATTAGGAATGTTATTCAGAAGCAGCAATATTGATTGGCTTTTAGTTGAAAATAATAATGCTGTGCTCAGAGGTTCCGGCAAAATTAACTTTCAGGGAAATTACGGTTACTTGCTTTTGGCTAATAATAATCCTGATAAGTTAAGAGTAATAATCTGGGACAAAAATGATAATGACAAACTAGTATTTGATAATATGAGTTTGCAATCAGTGAATGGAACAATTTCATTTGCTAACAATTTACTTTTTGCTAAAGAGGAAACCGGAGAAGATGAAATTGTTAATGAGTTTGTACTTTATCAGAACTATCCGAATCCATTCAATCCGAGCACAAGAATCAGTTGGCAAGTGCCATTTGATAGTTGGCAGACCTTAAAGATTTATGATGTACTTGGTAATGAAGTTGTCACATTAGTGAATGAATATAAACCGGCTGGAAGATATGAGATTGAATTTGATGCTTCAAAATATTATGTTCCAAGCGGTGTTTACTTCTATCAGCTTCAGGCGGGCGATAAGATTCAAACTAAAAAGTTAGTATTAACGAAATAA
- a CDS encoding BamA/TamA family outer membrane protein translates to MKNRIRNILTVLLIALNVAAISQTDSARAKFEALPIVSYDSDVGLGYGAKIFFFDQLKLKESFDLILFNSTKGERWYKLVYSIPDFEARQGTKYPIALDLVFEYDKFTKYKYYHNWNPFIGFPYTDEKIEDKDIGTYEKVNAGIFLSRAFLKDFTATLALQLKSFSLYNFAYDPDFNLGIFNFNNKSESAIFFSALLNMKWDTRNSFINPKSGIVTKLEIEYSKNLNLNDMAYLRTLFSYSFYKEIFSKDLIFAFRGSIESVTAFKESSYFSLIHIGGNNTVRGIPMDKYCFNSALLFNSELRFPIWWRFGGIVGIDLATGKNETFGYLNRDAGWLFGAVAGLRFYMDNFIVRADFGISENSSGLYLNFGHMF, encoded by the coding sequence ATGAAAAATCGGATAAGAAATATTTTAACTGTCTTGCTGATAGCACTTAATGTTGCAGCCATTAGTCAGACAGACTCGGCGAGAGCTAAATTTGAAGCGCTGCCAATCGTAAGCTATGATTCCGATGTTGGTTTGGGTTATGGAGCTAAAATATTTTTCTTTGATCAATTGAAATTAAAAGAAAGTTTTGACCTTATTTTATTTAACAGCACTAAAGGAGAACGATGGTATAAATTGGTATATTCAATTCCAGACTTTGAAGCCAGACAGGGAACAAAGTACCCAATCGCTCTGGACCTTGTATTTGAATATGATAAGTTCACTAAATACAAATATTATCATAATTGGAATCCCTTCATTGGTTTTCCCTATACAGATGAGAAAATCGAAGATAAGGATATAGGTACTTATGAAAAGGTAAATGCTGGAATTTTCTTGTCCAGAGCTTTTCTTAAAGACTTTACAGCAACTTTAGCACTCCAGCTCAAGAGTTTCAGTTTATACAATTTTGCTTACGATCCGGATTTTAATTTGGGCATCTTCAATTTTAACAATAAATCTGAGTCAGCAATATTTTTTTCAGCATTATTAAATATGAAGTGGGATACACGGAACAGTTTCATTAATCCAAAATCCGGAATAGTTACAAAGCTGGAAATTGAATATTCAAAAAATCTGAACTTAAATGATATGGCTTACTTGCGCACTTTATTTTCTTACAGTTTTTATAAAGAAATTTTTTCAAAGGATTTAATTTTTGCTTTCAGAGGGTCTATTGAATCAGTTACAGCATTTAAGGAGTCATCATACTTCTCATTAATTCACATTGGCGGCAATAATACAGTAAGAGGCATTCCAATGGATAAATATTGTTTTAATTCTGCATTGTTGTTCAATAGCGAATTAAGGTTTCCAATCTGGTGGAGATTCGGTGGAATTGTAGGTATTGACCTGGCAACAGGAAAAAATGAAACTTTTGGATATTTGAACAGAGATGCTGGTTGGTTATTCGGAGCAGTTGCTGGACTCAGATTCTACATGGATAATTTTATTGTAAGAGCAGATTTTGGAATTAGTGAGAATTCTTCAGGACTTTATCTGAATTTCGGTCATATGTTCTGA